Part of the Sciurus carolinensis chromosome 7, mSciCar1.2, whole genome shotgun sequence genome, GAGAAGAAAGATGAGCGGCCTGTCCCGTCACTCAGGGTGTGGTGGGGTCTGGGAGACTTTTAGGGAAAAAGCGTTTCCTGTGTGTCCCCTGGCACGTCATGTGCAGCACGTTAAGAAGAGACTTTAAGCCTCATCTTGAGGATGGTAATGAATTTTTCGGACTTTCCTTCCAGAACCTTTGCTAATATCATAAGAAATACTTTGTCACGTTAAAACACTCGGCCTTCCTCTTTGTCGGCCTCACAGGCTCTCTCTGGAGCTGCTCCTCGCAGCCTCCCGCGTCTTGATGAAGGGCTGGGGCGGGCGGAGCCTCCCTCTCCGCAGGGCCTCCTTGGGTGTGGCTGTGCCTGCTCAGCTGGCGCCGGGCCCGTTCTCAGTGCAGCTGAGCTGACACTGTGCTGCTGTCCTCCCTGAACAGTCTACCTGAAGTGGAGACACTGCAGGACCCCAGGCGTGAAGACGCTGTGCAACCTCGGGAAGCTGCTGGACAGACTGCAGAGAGACCACAAGGAGGACATCTTCCTCTACGCCTCGGGCCACCTCAATCCCAGCAAGCTCTACCGGCCGCCCGGGGCCGCCCTGCATTTCTGGCGCAATGCCCACAGGCCGCTGGGGGACCTGGCTCCGGGGATGGGAAAGCCACCCGACAGGAACGTGGAAAGGATGAAAGACGCCTTGGCTCATTTCACCATCAACACAGCTCTGCTTCCTGACGAGGCGGGGAACGCGCGACTGTTCAGGTACCTGAACCCACAGGCGCACGCGGCGCAGACTTCCAGAGAGGACCTCGCTCCCAAGAGGGCTGACGGCTCTCCCCAGGGACGCAGGAGGGAGGAGCTCAGGCTGCCCGAGATGAAGGTGCTGCGGTACCGCCAGGCGGGGTCCAGCCGCAGCTGCGCCCTGCCGGCCCCGGGCAGGGACGAGCACCAGTACACCAGCTCCTACCTGGCCGGCCTAACCAGGGCTGACGGGTACCAGAAGTTCCTGAGCTTCCAAAAGCGAGTTCTGGTGAAGCAAGATCTCCTGGAGAGTGGTTTCACAGGGGCCAAGGTGGCCACGGGCCATGAGAAGaagctggaggaggtgaggcGGGCAGTGCCGTCCACCCGGGGCGGCCCCGGGGCCCCTGGGCTGACTCGCCGCGGCTCATCTGCATTTCCAGGCAGAATGGGCCCCGCTGCAGGTGTGAGGGTCTCCTGGTCAGCAGATGTTAGCAGTCAGGGCAAACAGGTCACGTGTGGACTGGTGAGCTGGAGGCAGGGTCCCAACCAGAAGCGCTGGGTGCTGTGCAGCCAGATGGGATGTCAGATGCAGGACAGCAGAGGGTTCTGAGGGCCGCCACGTCCACTGTCCACCAAAGGCTgcgagaggcaggaggagggaccAGGGAGATGGTGGTACAGCCGTCCTGGGAACCCCAGAGGGAGCTCACGGCAGGAGGTGGACTCggggagagggcagggccagAGGCCATGGCTGTCCACCAGTGAAGTAGCCAGGCCTGGGGGCCGGGGTCGAGGGGCTGGTGGGAAAGAGAACAGGCCCGGGTGTCGTAGGGGCAGAGAGGACCACTGAGTGCAGGCAGCAGGGGCGGCAGGAGGAGAGACGAGAGCGGACACACGGGGAAGCTGGGGCAGGGCCCTTGGTAGCTGGGGGCAGGGTGGTCCTGGTTGGCCACCAACTCCACTGAGACCAGGATCTGGGAGTAGTAGCTGTGCCCTTCTGATTCCTCAACCTGAGAAATGACTcagagaggacagagaagacaCCCTGAAGCGGGCCACTCTGTTTGTCCCCAGAAACTCCAGAGAATATGCACGTGCTTCCCGCAACAGCTCGGCAGGCTGCAGGTCTTCGGAGAAGTGTTTGAAGATGTTTGCAGCAGTTCTTTGATATTTGGTGACATCTTGAGAGAAGTCAAGGTAGAGACATGTACATTTTCTGCATGATAACAGTGAGAACTGTGTGTGAAGTTCTGCATCCGTGGATGATCTTGCAACTCACGGGAATCCTGCCCATTCAAGTCCCGGTCTCTCCAGGGGAGGGGCGTCCCCCACAGAGACTCCAGGAAATGGGCCAGTCAAGGCCATAAGCCCCCATTAGCTCACTGCCTAAGCCCAGGTTTGTTTGGTTTTCCAAAATCTTCCTAATGAATCACAATACATGTGTGGCACGTAGACTTTTGTGATCACACAAGTGTTTCTTTACATGGAGCTTGATGCAGTGACAGATTTGCTGTGACTTCCTGATGACAGTAACCCGGGGGACCTGAGCTGAGTTGGCTTGCTTCAGGAGCAGGCTGTTCTGCGATGTCCCCAGCCATCAGGGATGCTTAGCAGTGGCAGTGTGGCGCTTGTTCTGCAGCTCACCTTGGGCTCGGGGCAGGATCTCTCTACGGTGTGAGATCATTTTTGCGTCTGCGTTGTTCTGTGGTAGCATGTTGAAGTGCTCAGTAGTTGAAACAGACGTGTCTCACAGACTGTGAGGTTTTACACGTTCTGGTGTGTGTGGTGTAGTACACTACAGGAGCATTTTGTGTGCTTTGGCTCTTGAATGATGTGGGTGGACATCCTGAACCTCTGTGTTCTGTATGCCTGTGAAGTAAGCTTCGCACTGCAGCCTGATCTCCTGACTCTGGTCCCGTGGACGTCTCTGTGTGCACAGGACGAATATGAGCTCTACATGACCATCCTCCTGCACTCGCAGCCCACGGAGCAGTACAAGGTAACGGTGGCCGCGCAGCACACCCCGGCGTCTGTTCGCTCACACTCCACCTTCACCAGTGGTAGGAAACATTCCGAACCCGAGCAGCACCACTGGTTCCTCCGCAGTTCACCACAGCCCATGCTTTTATTAGGGAAGAGCTTCATACTAGCTGAAGGGTGTTTGGTAAGGAACTTTCCTTTCGATGGACACAGCCCTGCTTACAGCCCCAAGGCCCCGGGGCACACGTACACTATTTGGGAGTATAAGGGAGCCAAGCCAGTGGCCGCCAGAGCATGGCACAGGAGTTCTGTGGGAACTCGAGGATGCGGTGCGGCCCACCTGGTCCAGCTGCAGCAAGCCCAGGGGCTCTCATCCAGCTGTGGGGGCTTCCCAGGTGGTCCCTCCAGAGTTTGGGTGAATGTGCATTGGTTCCAGCAGGAAAACATGCGATAGGAACAGCCATCACTTACCAATCCCAGAGTGTCACTCTGCAGTTCTGGTGTCTTTGGCATTTAGAGTTAGGTGAAGTTCAACTTGTCTTATAAATGGGGAGACCTGGACTCTCCCTCTGCACCTGGAAACATGGAGGCCAGTTCTGCTGTCCCACTCAGTGCACAATTGCGCCCGGGCCTTCTGTGGCTGCAGCGTCCAGCCTTTCATGCTGTGTGGAgaccagtttttgtttttcaggactGAGCAAGACCTCCCATCACTGACTTGCCCACTGCTCGCTTTTCAAGGTTAAGTGGAAAATGGTCATTTGGGTCCACATCCTGGACAAATGTCCCACCAGGGCTCTCGATCTTTCCATCCCTAGAGCCTGGTGGAGTCTCTGCTGCCTGCCTTCGAGTATGGTGCTGCTTTATGCTGTGCACACGAACTGAATCACGATGGTTCCCACGGGTGGAGGGGATGCCTGGGAGCTGGTGACCGGGGACCCCAAGAGCTTCACTCAGCATGTCCTCTCCCCACACAAAGCAACCTCAGAACCCCCTGCCACTTAAAAAATTTCGtagggaaagaaaacattaaaatatgtacAACAGTGTTCACCCGAGGTCCACCTGACCAGGACATCCCCCCACCGTCCAGCTCCCTCCGCTGCTCCCACTGGACCTGGTTTAGCTGGGATTCCTGCCCTAACCTGGCATCTTGAATACACAGTGGTGTTAAAGGGGCGTCCTCCGCCCTGCGTGTGCCTCACTCTCTGTTCCTTGCCCTCCCAGACTTACCTGGCTGAAGCGAAAGCGCTGGAGAAGAGGCCTGTGCGGACGGGGGACGTTGACCAGGCCAGGGAAGAGCTGAAGAAGCTTGTGGAGGCCACCAGGGCAGCCTTGGAGCGCAACGACAAGTGAGCCTGCAGATCCGGGTCTCAGGTTGGGTGATGCTTGCTGACCAAGGTCGTAAAGCTGAGTGACTTGCGTATAGTCCCGAGCGACCCAGGTTTGCTGTGTTGTTGGGTGTGACGTGACCCATGGCCAGTGTGATTCCTGTTGCCCGGCCTGTCTCACAAGCCATCACAAGTGTTTCTGTGGCAGGAAGGTCTCATTTCTTCCCTCCTGGCGCCTGGAGACGTACTCACAGGTGTGAGGGTCGCCATCAAGACACCTCATTTTACTTGGCCTTCTCACTTTACTTGGAGAATTCTGCAACCTCTCTGCAGTCTTCCAGGGTCAAATAAGAATCAAGTGGGATCTACTGTCGGCAAAGActtaaaagattaaaacaaaaccgAAATCACCAAAATGTTCTCGAGAAAACAAGCCTGCACGTAGATCTCCTTCCGCCCTTGCCTTTGCTCTGACCCATCCTGAGGCCTCTCTCACCATGTGGCTCTAAGTTCTTGCCCTTCCTGAGGGCCCCAGGGGACATAGTTGTGAGTTCCCAGTAGGCCTGTGACAGGAGCCCTCTCCATGGCCTTTGGCCGCATGCTGAAGTGCTGACCGGTGGCTAGGTGTCCCCTCACCTGAGTAGGCGAGTTAGGCTCAGGTGTGTGCCTCAGGCGAGATACAGAGGAGATGACTCAGCCAAACCCAGGAAATGTCACAAGAAGGTTGTGACTTAGAATCCCAGAGAGCAGTGAGCAACATGCTTGTGGGCCATGGAGTCACCTGGGCTTGCTGAACTGTGGGCAGAGAGGACTTTATCTGGATCCAGAGCATCACTTCAGTTGCCCACAGAGGCCTGTGTAGGGAGCCCTGGTGCAGGGTTCAGGGCTGCAGCAAAAATTCTGTGTGGTCTCAGTGACAGAGAGGAGGTCACTGTGGCACGCTTTCATGGTATGGGACAGAGAGACCAGTCAAGCAGGTCATTTCTGCTGTcctaccaggcatggtggcacatacctgtaatcccagcagctttggaggctgaggcaggaggattgcgagttcaaagccagccccagcaaaagcaaggtgctaagcaactcaatgagacctgtctctaaataaaatacaaagtagggctagggatgtggctcagtggctgagtgcccctgagttcagtccctgtctcccccccccccaaaaaaaaaaaaagaaaatataggaggtGGGCACGGGGAGTCTGGGAGGAGCTGGAGAACTGGAGGCTGTGTCAAGGCTGAACCAGCTGCTGCTCTGGTGACTGAGAAACTTCGCACCAAGAAGAAAGTACAAAGACACCTgaagtcttttttcttctttttaaacaaatctttatgtctatttttatttcagagataaTGGAATTTTAACTGTGTCTGTGGGATGTGATCATCATGCAAAACGGGATGT contains:
- the C7H6orf118 gene encoding uncharacterized protein C6orf118 homolog isoform X1, which codes for MAEDLEPEFYLKWRHCRTPGVKTLCNLGKLLDRLQRDHKEDIFLYASGHLNPSKLYRPPGAALHFWRNAHRPLGDLAPGMGKPPDRNVERMKDALAHFTINTALLPDEAGNARLFRYLNPQAHAAQTSREDLAPKRADGSPQGRRREELRLPEMKVLRYRQAGSSRSCALPAPGRDEHQYTSSYLAGLTRADGYQKFLSFQKRVLVKQDLLESGFTGAKVATGHEKKLEEKLQRICTCFPQQLGRLQVFGEVFEDVCSSSLIFGDILREVKDEYELYMTILLHSQPTEQYKVTVAAQHTPASVRSHSTFTSGRKHSEPEQHHWFLRSSPQPMLLLGKSFILAEGCLTYLAEAKALEKRPVRTGDVDQAREELKKLVEATRAALERNDKLRDELEVESKLLQCAKERAEAAEKKVIDEEQLTLTEKVEIQRCEILKKWDELQALEKQIKTTLVHTGMSNITENKLKSIENEAIKLETSNRILKKKLEANENHVKQIMRKSKISEEEQQKLWEFIKEYVKLEETENNSQATGEMPHENAEVSCG
- the C7H6orf118 gene encoding uncharacterized protein C6orf118 homolog isoform X2: MAEDLEPEFYLKWRHCRTPGVKTLCNLGKLLDRLQRDHKEDIFLYASGHLNPSKLYRPPGAALHFWRNAHRPLGDLAPGMGKPPDRNVERMKDALAHFTINTALLPDEAGNARLFRYLNPQAHAAQTSREDLAPKRADGSPQGRRREELRLPEMKVLRYRQAGSSRSCALPAPGRDEHQYTSSYLAGLTRADGYQKFLSFQKRVLVKQDLLESGFTGAKVATGHEKKLEEKLQRICTCFPQQLGRLQVFGEVFEDVCSSSLIFGDILREVKDEYELYMTILLHSQPTEQYKTYLAEAKALEKRPVRTGDVDQAREELKKLVEATRAALERNDKLRDELEVESKLLQCAKERAEAAEKKVIDEEQLTLTEKVEIQRCEILKKWDELQALEKQIKTTLVHTGMSNITENKLKSIENEAIKLETSNRILKKKLEANENHVKQIMRKSKISEEEQQKLWEFIKEYVKLEETENNSQATGEMPHENAEVSCG
- the C7H6orf118 gene encoding uncharacterized protein C6orf118 homolog isoform X3, which translates into the protein MGKPPDRNVERMKDALAHFTINTALLPDEAGNARLFRYLNPQAHAAQTSREDLAPKRADGSPQGRRREELRLPEMKVLRYRQAGSSRSCALPAPGRDEHQYTSSYLAGLTRADGYQKFLSFQKRVLVKQDLLESGFTGAKVATGHEKKLEEKLQRICTCFPQQLGRLQVFGEVFEDVCSSSLIFGDILREVKDEYELYMTILLHSQPTEQYKVTVAAQHTPASVRSHSTFTSGRKHSEPEQHHWFLRSSPQPMLLLGKSFILAEGCLTYLAEAKALEKRPVRTGDVDQAREELKKLVEATRAALERNDKLRDELEVESKLLQCAKERAEAAEKKVIDEEQLTLTEKVEIQRCEILKKWDELQALEKQIKTTLVHTGMSNITENKLKSIENEAIKLETSNRILKKKLEANENHVKQIMRKSKISEEEQQKLWEFIKEYVKLEETENNSQATGEMPHENAEVSCG